One window of the Deinococcus seoulensis genome contains the following:
- a CDS encoding histidine phosphatase family protein, producing MNPVSGLTLHLVRHAPTLPNAQRRYPHPHEDAPLTEAGEVLARRLDLPRSALAFTSPLGRARQTARLAGFPDALPQPALAEARFGVMAGHTWAELEAVHGDAPRTWIDALSDPRSSHGPPGGDTGQGFHARVQAWLDTLPAGEVVAFTHAGPLLAALRLTVNLSAVATPPGTVATLRREAGHWWLTALRPPT from the coding sequence TTGAATCCCGTATCAGGCCTGACGCTGCATCTGGTGCGCCACGCCCCTACCCTCCCGAACGCGCAGCGCCGCTACCCGCACCCGCACGAGGACGCCCCCCTGACAGAGGCCGGGGAGGTGCTGGCCCGCCGCCTCGACCTGCCCCGGAGCGCGCTGGCGTTCACGTCCCCGCTGGGCCGCGCCCGGCAGACCGCGCGACTGGCCGGATTCCCGGACGCCCTGCCCCAACCCGCGCTGGCCGAGGCAAGGTTTGGCGTGATGGCCGGGCACACCTGGGCCGAACTGGAAGCCGTACACGGCGACGCGCCCCGCACCTGGATCGACGCGCTGAGCGACCCCCGCAGCTCCCACGGCCCCCCCGGCGGCGACACCGGGCAGGGCTTCCACGCGCGGGTGCAGGCGTGGCTGGACACCCTCCCGGCGGGCGAGGTGGTGGCCTTCACGCACGCCGGACCGCTGCTGGCCGCGCTGCGCCTCACCGTGAACCTGTCTGCCGTGGCCACGCCGCCCGGCACGGTCGCCACCCTGCGCCGCGAAGCCGGACACTGGTGGCTGACCGCGCTGCGGCCGCCCACCTGA
- the crcB gene encoding fluoride efflux transporter CrcB, which yields MSAWVWVMAGGALGAAARYGAGLALGPLLNRGGLPVTVLLINVLGSFLLGLTLTLVGRGIWPDAARLAFGTGLLGAFTTFSTFSVDLDTLLARGQGAAALAYALLSVTLGLLAAVAGRVLGGRL from the coding sequence ATGAGTGCGTGGGTGTGGGTGATGGCCGGTGGAGCGCTGGGCGCGGCCGCGCGGTACGGCGCGGGCCTGGCGCTGGGGCCGCTGCTGAACCGGGGCGGGCTGCCCGTGACGGTGCTGCTGATCAACGTGCTGGGTTCGTTCCTGCTGGGCCTGACCCTGACCCTGGTGGGCCGGGGCATCTGGCCGGACGCGGCGCGACTGGCGTTCGGGACCGGGCTGCTGGGCGCGTTCACGACCTTCTCCACCTTCAGCGTGGACCTCGACACCCTGCTGGCGCGTGGGCAGGGCGCGGCGGCGCTGGCCTACGCGCTGCTCAGCGTGACGCTGGGCCTGCTGGCGGCCGTCGCGGGCCGCGTGCTGGGAGGGCGCCTGTGA
- the xseA gene encoding exodeoxyribonuclease VII large subunit, producing the protein MTRRKKTEPARPPEQFLELSELLAYVGQVIARGVPGAVWVRAEVASVTDRRHLYLDLVQAGEDGEVAKCRATVWARERFSLEGKFRRATGGTLTAGLKVLLFCEATFHGQYGFSLNVLDIAPEFTLGDAALRLDALRETLVREGVYGLNRLHAAPTDFDRFAVIAPAGAAGLGDFRREIDPLQSAGVLRPVYLEATFQGRDAAPSLLRAVQAAADLHAQEPLDALIVIRGGGAVTDLAWLNDLPFARALATFPAPVITGLGHARDDTLPDEVAHTRTDTPSKAAALIVHTVAGAAAQAQEDTRTIRAHAAQILVDADAGAQWALDRARTAATRHVDRAAQDVDALMRQALGLTPQRTLARGYALVRGADGQPVTRAAQVRAGDTLTLEWTDGTVPVTADDRPAQGE; encoded by the coding sequence GTGACACGCAGGAAAAAAACTGAACCGGCCCGGCCGCCCGAGCAGTTCCTGGAACTGTCGGAGTTGCTGGCGTACGTGGGGCAGGTCATCGCGCGCGGCGTGCCCGGCGCGGTGTGGGTGCGGGCCGAGGTGGCCAGCGTCACGGACCGCCGCCACCTGTACCTGGATCTCGTGCAGGCGGGCGAGGACGGCGAGGTCGCCAAGTGCCGCGCGACCGTCTGGGCGCGGGAACGCTTCAGTCTGGAAGGCAAGTTCCGCCGCGCGACGGGCGGGACCCTCACGGCGGGCCTGAAGGTCCTGCTGTTCTGCGAGGCGACCTTCCACGGGCAGTACGGATTCTCGCTGAACGTGCTGGACATCGCGCCGGAATTCACGCTAGGAGACGCCGCGCTGCGCCTGGACGCCCTGCGCGAAACGCTGGTGCGCGAGGGCGTGTACGGCCTGAACCGCCTGCACGCCGCGCCCACCGACTTCGACCGTTTCGCCGTGATCGCCCCGGCCGGCGCGGCGGGCCTGGGTGACTTCCGGCGCGAGATCGACCCGCTCCAGAGCGCCGGGGTGCTGCGCCCCGTCTACCTGGAGGCGACCTTCCAGGGCCGCGACGCCGCCCCGAGCCTGCTGCGCGCCGTGCAGGCGGCCGCCGACCTGCACGCGCAGGAGCCGCTGGACGCCCTGATCGTCATCCGGGGTGGCGGGGCCGTCACGGACCTCGCGTGGCTGAACGACCTGCCGTTCGCGCGCGCCCTGGCGACCTTTCCCGCGCCGGTCATCACGGGCCTCGGGCACGCGCGCGACGACACCCTGCCCGACGAGGTCGCGCACACCCGCACCGACACGCCCAGCAAGGCCGCCGCCCTGATCGTCCACACGGTCGCGGGGGCCGCCGCGCAGGCGCAGGAGGACACCCGCACCATCCGCGCGCACGCCGCGCAGATTCTCGTGGACGCCGACGCGGGCGCGCAGTGGGCACTGGACCGCGCCCGGACCGCCGCCACCCGGCACGTGGACCGCGCCGCGCAGGACGTGGACGCCCTGATGCGTCAGGCGCTGGGCCTGACCCCGCAGCGCACCCTGGCACGCGGGTACGCCCTCGTGCGCGGCGCGGACGGGCAGCCCGTCACCCGCGCCGCGCAGGTCCGCGCCGGGGACACCCTCACGCTCGAATGGACGGACGGCACCGTCCCGGTCACGGCAGACGACCGCCCGGCACAGGGGGAATGA
- a CDS encoding adenosylcobinamide-GDP ribazoletransferase: protein MRDQVRAAHLALTFLTTLPLPHVTEVRDGDFARASAYYPLAGYAVGGAVSLLLWLNVPLPVGVTAALGVGAWLLLTGMLHFDGLVDSADALFAMKTPAERLVILRDVHVGAFGLATGGLSLLLLWSLLSAPIPPLAPLVAAVAARTLLLIPMNTYPAARAESLGARSREGRTWAALLIAAPTLLIPGAWVAWLAALAGALLVAAFAARRLGGGLNGDTYGMIVVTAELLALGAFAWGR, encoded by the coding sequence ATGCGTGACCAAGTGCGGGCCGCGCACCTGGCCCTGACGTTCCTGACAACCCTGCCGCTGCCGCACGTCACGGAGGTCCGGGACGGCGATTTTGCGCGGGCCAGCGCGTACTACCCGCTCGCCGGGTACGCCGTGGGCGGCGCGGTCTCGCTGCTGCTGTGGCTGAACGTGCCGCTGCCGGTCGGCGTGACCGCCGCGCTGGGCGTGGGCGCGTGGCTGCTGCTGACCGGCATGCTGCACTTCGACGGACTGGTGGACAGCGCCGACGCCCTGTTCGCCATGAAGACCCCCGCCGAGCGGCTGGTGATCCTGCGCGACGTGCACGTGGGCGCGTTCGGACTGGCGACCGGGGGGCTGTCCCTGCTGCTGCTCTGGAGCCTCCTCTCGGCGCCGATTCCGCCGCTGGCCCCGCTGGTGGCGGCCGTCGCCGCGCGGACGCTGCTGCTGATTCCCATGAACACCTACCCCGCCGCGCGCGCCGAGAGCCTGGGAGCCCGCTCCCGCGAGGGCCGCACCTGGGCCGCGCTGCTGATCGCCGCACCCACCCTGCTGATCCCCGGCGCGTGGGTCGCGTGGCTGGCTGCCCTGGCGGGCGCGCTGCTGGTCGCGGCGTTCGCGGCGCGGCGGCTGGGCGGCGGCCTGAACGGCGACACCTACGGCATGATCGTGGTGACGGCAGAACTGCTCGCGCTGGGCGCGTTCGCCTGGGGCCGCTGA
- a CDS encoding magnesium transporter CorA family protein, with protein sequence MIRVKQLGSGEDQPWNGQTGGVWVDVQNLTPDELASLQAAFSLNPLALEDALEQGHWSRAEVYPEHSFITVRSFARPEQADEFTERLSIFTFPDGVLTVSSGGTRALNAVWPLTGRDSVNNPQEVTYELLDHTADTFFAAADALEEQADDLEERVFQNRRQNPVPDVFELKHRIGQARRLATDAREATALMGRHANCTPADLVRYRDVQDSFTRAAGRLDGLRDLLTSLLDLHLNLQSQRMNEVMRTLTAVSVIFLPLTFLAGVWGMNFEFMPELKSPYGYALAWASFLLIGGLLAAYFKRRGWW encoded by the coding sequence ATGATTCGCGTCAAACAGCTGGGCAGCGGCGAGGACCAGCCCTGGAACGGGCAGACCGGCGGCGTCTGGGTGGACGTTCAGAACCTCACGCCCGACGAACTCGCCAGCCTCCAGGCGGCGTTCAGCCTCAACCCCCTGGCCCTGGAGGACGCGCTGGAGCAGGGCCACTGGAGCCGCGCCGAGGTGTACCCGGAGCACTCGTTCATCACGGTGCGGTCCTTCGCGCGGCCCGAACAGGCCGACGAGTTCACGGAACGCCTGAGCATCTTCACGTTCCCGGACGGGGTGCTGACCGTCAGCAGCGGCGGCACGCGCGCCCTGAACGCCGTGTGGCCCCTGACCGGCCGCGACAGCGTGAACAACCCGCAGGAGGTCACGTACGAACTGCTCGACCACACCGCCGACACCTTCTTCGCGGCGGCCGACGCCCTGGAAGAACAGGCGGACGACCTGGAGGAACGCGTGTTCCAGAACCGGCGGCAGAACCCGGTGCCGGACGTGTTCGAACTCAAGCACCGCATCGGGCAGGCCCGCCGCCTCGCCACGGACGCCCGCGAGGCGACCGCCCTGATGGGCCGCCACGCCAACTGCACGCCCGCCGACCTGGTCCGCTACCGCGACGTGCAGGACTCGTTTACGCGCGCCGCTGGCCGCCTCGACGGACTGCGGGACCTGCTGACCAGCCTGCTGGACCTGCACCTGAACCTCCAGAGCCAGCGCATGAACGAGGTCATGCGGACCCTGACAGCCGTCAGCGTGATCTTCCTGCCGCTGACGTTCCTGGCGGGCGTGTGGGGCATGAACTTCGAATTCATGCCGGAACTGAAAAGCCCCTACGGGTATGCGCTGGCCTGGGCGAGCTTCCTGCTGATCGGCGGCCTGCTCGCGGCTTACTTCAAACGGCGCGGCTGGTGGTGA
- a CDS encoding nucleotidyltransferase domain-containing protein produces MDTVTFPPQLPAAVHAHPFPLMFATVSGAHLYGFPSPDSDWDLRGVHVLPLRQVLGLEDAPETYSLERDDGVVELDLVSHDVRKFARLLLTRNGYVLEQLLSPLVVHTTPLHAELIALAPGVLTRWHAHHYLGFTANQWQLLAKEPVPRVKPLLYAFRTVLTGLHLMRAGVIEANLEVLNADARLPFLTDLIALKRGGREAEPLPEPLDVYRAEHARLVQALEAARSTTHLPGAVSEGVRRAMSDLVVRARLGSPV; encoded by the coding sequence ATGGACACCGTGACCTTCCCGCCGCAACTGCCTGCCGCCGTTCACGCGCATCCCTTCCCGCTGATGTTCGCCACGGTCAGTGGGGCGCACCTGTACGGCTTTCCCAGTCCGGACAGCGACTGGGACCTGCGGGGCGTGCACGTACTGCCGCTGCGGCAGGTGCTGGGTCTGGAGGACGCGCCAGAGACGTACTCGCTGGAGCGGGACGACGGGGTGGTGGAACTCGATCTGGTGTCGCATGACGTCCGGAAGTTCGCGCGGCTGCTGCTGACCCGTAACGGGTACGTGCTGGAGCAGCTGCTGTCGCCGCTGGTGGTGCACACGACGCCGCTGCACGCGGAACTGATCGCGCTGGCCCCCGGCGTGCTGACGCGCTGGCACGCGCACCACTACCTGGGGTTCACGGCGAACCAGTGGCAACTGCTGGCAAAGGAACCCGTGCCGCGCGTGAAGCCGCTGCTGTACGCCTTCCGCACGGTCCTGACGGGGTTGCACCTGATGCGCGCGGGCGTGATCGAGGCGAACCTGGAGGTGCTGAACGCCGACGCGCGCCTGCCCTTCCTGACCGACCTGATCGCCCTGAAACGCGGCGGGCGCGAGGCCGAACCCCTGCCGGAACCGCTGGACGTGTACCGCGCCGAGCACGCGCGGCTGGTGCAGGCACTGGAAGCCGCGCGCAGCACGACCCACCTGCCCGGCGCCGTGTCGGAGGGCGTGCGCCGCGCCATGAGCGATCTGGTGGTGCGGGCGCGGCTGGGCAGCCCTGTCTGA
- a CDS encoding metallophosphoesterase — MSAEPALTELTVPALSLVVLIGAHGAGKSTLAARHFAPEEVFAQSDYPDVPSLLAAAGERLAAGRLAVLDGLFVRPVDRVPVTALARAHDVKPVPVVLDLPRAVLEARTAAPADVVAAQVAELRRTRRGLHAEGFRNEQVLFSDDQARTLPLRRTLLRGDRRDLTGPFDVIGDVHGCLPELRDLLRNLGYDLSGDGARHPQGRTAVFVGDLVDRGPDSPGVLKLVMGMVADGAALCVPGNHDEKLCRALAGKAVKAMHGLDVTLAQLEQAGPDVQAQVRSFIEGLPTQLVLDGGALIVAHAGLPAHYHGRGGGRVRSFALYGDVNGQRDELGLPIRRDWAADYHGAALVVYGHTPHAAPRWKGNTVNVDTGCAFGGHLSALRYPERTTLSVPARAVYAPPPRPLPVPEGGSGV, encoded by the coding sequence GTGTCCGCCGAGCCCGCCCTGACCGAACTGACGGTTCCCGCCCTGTCCCTGGTCGTGCTGATCGGCGCGCACGGCGCGGGCAAAAGTACCCTCGCCGCGCGGCACTTCGCGCCGGAGGAGGTGTTCGCGCAATCGGACTACCCGGACGTGCCGTCACTGCTCGCGGCCGCGGGGGAGAGGCTGGCGGCGGGACGGCTGGCGGTGCTGGATGGCCTGTTCGTGCGCCCGGTGGACCGCGTGCCGGTCACGGCGCTGGCCCGCGCGCACGACGTGAAGCCCGTGCCGGTGGTGCTGGACCTGCCGCGCGCCGTGCTGGAGGCCCGCACTGCCGCCCCGGCGGACGTGGTGGCGGCGCAGGTGGCCGAGTTGCGCCGCACCCGCCGGGGCCTGCACGCCGAGGGCTTCCGGAACGAGCAGGTGCTGTTCAGTGACGATCAGGCGCGCACGCTGCCGCTGCGGCGCACGCTCCTGCGCGGGGACCGCCGCGACCTGACCGGCCCGTTCGACGTGATCGGCGACGTGCACGGCTGCCTGCCGGAACTGCGCGACCTGCTGCGCAACCTGGGGTATGACCTGAGCGGCGACGGCGCGCGGCACCCGCAGGGGCGCACGGCGGTGTTCGTGGGGGACCTCGTGGACCGCGGACCGGACAGTCCGGGCGTCCTGAAGCTCGTCATGGGCATGGTCGCGGACGGCGCGGCGCTGTGCGTGCCCGGCAACCACGACGAGAAACTCTGCCGCGCGCTGGCCGGGAAGGCCGTGAAAGCCATGCACGGCCTGGATGTCACCCTGGCGCAACTGGAACAGGCAGGTCCGGACGTACAGGCGCAGGTCCGCTCCTTCATCGAGGGACTGCCCACGCAACTGGTCCTGGACGGCGGCGCGCTGATCGTCGCGCACGCCGGGCTGCCCGCCCACTACCACGGGCGCGGCGGCGGACGCGTGCGCAGCTTCGCGCTGTACGGCGACGTGAACGGCCAGCGGGACGAACTGGGCCTCCCGATCCGCCGGGACTGGGCCGCCGATTACCACGGCGCGGCGCTGGTCGTGTACGGCCACACCCCGCACGCCGCGCCCCGCTGGAAGGGCAACACCGTGAACGTGGACACCGGCTGCGCCTTCGGCGGTCACCTGAGCGCCCTGCGCTACCCGGAACGCACCACCCTCAGCGTGCCCGCCCGCGCCGTGTACGCCCCCCCACCCCGCCCCCTGCCCGTCCCGGAAGGGGGAAGTGGGGTGTAG
- a CDS encoding phosphoribosylanthranilate isomerase, with amino-acid sequence MTVRVKVCGTTSVHDAVLSAQAGADALGFIFAPVSKRLVTPQVAREAGLNVGPVVARVGVFLGQGLDEVLRTAEAARVSAVQLHGPLPGLYVRQVAAYYPVLRVVRPADLAAEAGMWRDEPGVTLMLDAPEPGGGVPLDWAALRDVFPRGAWLAGGLGPANVAAAMQALSPAGVDAVSRLEASPGVKDPALVREFVRAARSS; translated from the coding sequence GTGACCGTGCGGGTGAAGGTGTGCGGCACGACCAGCGTGCACGACGCGGTCCTGAGCGCGCAGGCGGGCGCGGACGCGCTGGGGTTCATCTTCGCGCCGGTCAGTAAGCGGCTGGTGACCCCGCAGGTGGCGCGCGAGGCGGGCCTGAACGTGGGGCCGGTCGTGGCGCGCGTGGGTGTCTTTCTGGGGCAGGGGCTGGACGAGGTGCTGCGCACGGCGGAGGCGGCGCGTGTCAGTGCCGTGCAGTTGCACGGTCCGCTGCCGGGTCTTTACGTGAGGCAGGTTGCCGCGTATTATCCCGTTCTGCGTGTCGTGCGCCCCGCCGATCTGGCGGCCGAGGCCGGCATGTGGAGGGACGAGCCCGGCGTGACCCTGATGCTGGACGCCCCGGAACCGGGTGGCGGCGTGCCCCTGGACTGGGCGGCGCTGCGGGACGTGTTCCCGCGTGGGGCGTGGCTGGCGGGTGGGCTCGGCCCGGCGAACGTGGCGGCGGCCATGCAGGCGCTCAGCCCGGCCGGGGTGGACGCGGTCAGTCGGCTGGAGGCCAGCCCTGGCGTGAAGGACCCGGCGCTGGTGCGGGAGTTCGTGCGGGCCGCCCGGTCCTCATAA
- a CDS encoding sulfurtransferase — translation MTSHPLKAVAWLLDHAQDADSQGNVRVLDCRYALSDPLVGRIEFLAGHVPGAVYADLETDLSGPVQPGGAGGRHPLPDPDVLAGWLGGVGIGNDSVVVCYDDPSTGQGFYAARAWWLLRWLGHAQVFVLDGGWPAWQAAGGAVSTDDAAHAPTTFTPRVQTDMVATAQDVQARAPGTVLIDSRAPARYRGEMEPIDRKAGHIPGAVNRDWSGVLDGAGHWRSPEVLGVHLNAGNAPSITYCGSGVSATPNLLARELAGVPLGPDNRLYAGSWSDWISDPTRPVAVGAED, via the coding sequence ATGACCTCCCACCCACTGAAGGCCGTCGCGTGGCTACTGGACCACGCGCAGGACGCAGACTCACAGGGCAACGTGCGCGTGCTGGACTGCCGGTACGCCCTGAGCGACCCACTGGTGGGCCGCATCGAGTTTCTGGCGGGGCACGTTCCGGGTGCCGTGTACGCGGACCTGGAAACGGACCTGAGCGGCCCCGTGCAGCCCGGCGGCGCGGGCGGCCGCCACCCGCTGCCGGACCCCGACGTGCTGGCCGGGTGGCTGGGCGGCGTGGGCATCGGGAACGACAGCGTGGTCGTGTGCTACGACGACCCCAGTACCGGGCAGGGCTTCTACGCGGCGCGGGCGTGGTGGCTGCTGCGCTGGCTGGGGCACGCGCAGGTGTTCGTGCTGGACGGCGGCTGGCCTGCGTGGCAGGCGGCGGGCGGCGCGGTCAGTACCGACGACGCTGCCCACGCACCCACGACCTTCACGCCGCGCGTGCAGACCGACATGGTCGCCACCGCGCAGGACGTGCAGGCCCGCGCGCCGGGCACGGTGCTGATCGATTCGCGCGCCCCGGCCCGCTACCGGGGCGAGATGGAACCCATCGACCGGAAGGCCGGGCACATCCCCGGCGCCGTGAACCGCGACTGGAGCGGCGTGCTGGACGGCGCGGGCCACTGGCGCAGCCCCGAGGTGCTGGGCGTGCACCTGAACGCCGGGAACGCCCCCAGCATCACGTACTGCGGCAGCGGCGTGAGTGCCACACCGAACCTGCTGGCCCGCGAACTGGCGGGCGTGCCGCTCGGCCCGGACAACCGCCTGTACGCCGGATCGTGGAGCGACTGGATCAGCGACCCGACGCGCCCGGTGGCCGTGGGCGCGGAGGACTGA
- the cobT gene encoding nicotinate-nucleotide--dimethylbenzimidazole phosphoribosyltransferase, with translation MHPDLTALLTAIQPADADAMARARDRQAQLTKPAGALGDLEDLAVRLAGVLGTERPDPRGVAVIVAAGDHGVARAGVSAYPPEVTPAMVANFLADTPAGPGGAAVNALARAVGARVYVMDAGVDADLPEHPALVRAAVRRGTHDLSVQAAMSPDEAQALILAGAALARRAIEDGADILIPGEMGIGNTTPAAAITARLLNLDAAQVTGRGTGVDDERLTHKVAVIRAALERTPTTDPLDVLAEFGGFEIAAMLGVMLQASAMRRAVILDGFVEGSAALIGVALAPHLRASLFPAGQCAEIGHAAQLAHLGLKPMFHLNLRLGEGTGGVLAAPILLGAAATLREMRTFAEAGVPGA, from the coding sequence ATGCATCCTGACCTGACGGCCCTCCTGACCGCCATCCAGCCTGCCGACGCCGACGCGATGGCGCGCGCACGGGACCGGCAGGCGCAACTGACCAAACCGGCCGGGGCACTGGGCGACCTGGAAGACCTCGCCGTTCGCCTCGCGGGCGTGCTGGGCACTGAGCGGCCCGACCCGCGCGGCGTAGCGGTGATCGTCGCGGCCGGGGATCACGGCGTGGCCCGCGCGGGCGTCAGCGCCTACCCCCCCGAGGTGACCCCGGCGATGGTCGCCAATTTCCTGGCGGACACGCCCGCCGGGCCGGGCGGCGCGGCCGTGAACGCACTGGCACGGGCAGTGGGCGCACGGGTGTACGTGATGGACGCCGGAGTGGACGCCGACCTGCCCGAGCACCCGGCGCTGGTCCGCGCGGCCGTGCGGCGCGGCACGCATGACCTGAGCGTGCAGGCGGCCATGAGCCCGGACGAGGCGCAGGCCCTGATCCTCGCGGGCGCGGCCCTGGCCCGCCGGGCCATCGAGGACGGCGCGGACATCCTGATTCCCGGCGAGATGGGCATCGGGAACACCACCCCGGCCGCCGCCATCACGGCGCGCCTGCTGAACCTGGACGCCGCGCAGGTCACGGGACGCGGCACCGGCGTGGACGACGAACGACTGACACACAAGGTCGCCGTGATCCGCGCGGCGCTGGAGCGCACGCCGACCACAGACCCGCTGGACGTCCTCGCCGAGTTCGGCGGGTTCGAGATCGCCGCGATGCTGGGCGTCATGCTCCAGGCCTCCGCCATGAGGCGCGCCGTGATCCTCGACGGTTTCGTGGAGGGCAGCGCCGCCCTGATCGGCGTGGCCCTCGCCCCGCACCTGCGCGCCTCCCTGTTCCCCGCCGGACAGTGCGCCGAGATCGGGCACGCCGCGCAACTCGCGCACCTGGGCCTGAAGCCCATGTTCCACCTGAACCTCCGCCTGGGCGAGGGCACCGGCGGCGTCCTGGCCGCGCCCATCCTGCTCGGCGCGGCCGCCACCCTCCGCGAGATGCGAACCTTCGCCGAGGCAGGCGTGCCGGGGGCCTGA
- a CDS encoding nucleotidyltransferase domain-containing protein, which yields MTRDLPPGTRVTLHAAQGDLPPGAAGVITSGSGSVYDVQFGAGVRAVNRVHLKVERAALEALPPVRGDLRPFVQYACVMGSRAFGLDTSASDTDLRGFYLPPAHLTWGLSDPPEQLEFAAPAGPGPGTEEVYWEARKFVRLALKANPNVLEVLFSPMPVQVTPVARALLDIRGAFLSRLMYVTYSEYVRAQFRRLQADRERHGEVRPKHAMHLLRLLISGAHALRTGEVMVDVGPHREELLAVKSGHLTWEAAGAWREELHRDFERAFAETDLPERPDHDAAQDWLIGARRAALEWS from the coding sequence ATGACCCGTGACCTGCCGCCCGGCACCCGCGTGACCCTGCATGCCGCGCAGGGTGACCTGCCGCCGGGCGCGGCGGGCGTGATCACCTCGGGAAGCGGCAGCGTGTACGACGTGCAGTTCGGGGCGGGGGTGCGGGCCGTGAACCGCGTGCACCTGAAGGTCGAGCGCGCCGCCCTGGAGGCCCTGCCCCCCGTGCGCGGGGACCTGCGGCCGTTCGTGCAGTACGCCTGCGTGATGGGCAGCCGCGCTTTCGGGCTGGACACCAGCGCCAGCGACACGGACCTGCGCGGCTTCTACCTGCCGCCCGCCCACCTGACCTGGGGCCTGAGCGACCCGCCCGAGCAGCTGGAGTTCGCCGCGCCGGCCGGGCCGGGGCCGGGCACCGAGGAGGTGTACTGGGAGGCCCGCAAGTTCGTGCGGCTGGCCCTGAAAGCCAACCCGAACGTGCTGGAGGTGCTGTTCTCACCCATGCCGGTGCAGGTCACGCCGGTCGCGCGGGCGCTGCTGGACATCCGGGGCGCGTTCCTGAGTCGCCTGATGTACGTCACGTACAGCGAGTACGTCCGCGCGCAGTTCCGCCGCCTCCAGGCAGACCGCGAGCGGCACGGCGAGGTGCGCCCCAAGCATGCCATGCACCTGCTGCGCCTGCTGATCAGCGGCGCGCACGCCCTGCGGACCGGCGAGGTCATGGTGGACGTCGGCCCGCACCGCGAGGAGCTGCTGGCCGTGAAAAGCGGGCACCTGACCTGGGAGGCTGCCGGGGCTTGGCGGGAGGAACTGCACCGCGACTTCGAGCGGGCCTTCGCGGAAACGGATCTACCCGAACGTCCCGACCATGACGCCGCGCAGGACTGGCTGATCGGGGCGCGGCGCGCGGCGCTGGAGTGGTCGTGA
- a CDS encoding metalloenzyme domain protein, with protein MRGIVWLALDGVGHPQDAPPGSVWEQDLPALRPLVDAGLCLDATLGVPGLPQSGTGQACWLTGTDAVALMGEHFGPQPGPTLQRLLNSQSLPVRLARAGGRAALANHYVPAYFEAAAAGGRNRLGCFPFSFRAAGLPLNPPGVPLVGATLGLGYARPWPQQDGNAGNWARLGAALADAAAGHDLIAADLWFGDLLGHAGAQPVPPDALMAGRTYLRRVDALLAGLLDAGARVVVSSDHGNLEDLGVKGHTHARVPFAGSGVNLGAPVNVVEAGRVLAGWFGLPD; from the coding sequence GTGAGGGGGATCGTGTGGCTGGCGCTGGACGGCGTGGGGCACCCGCAGGACGCGCCGCCGGGCAGCGTGTGGGAGCAGGACCTCCCGGCGCTGCGGCCGCTGGTGGATGCGGGCCTGTGCCTGGACGCGACGCTGGGCGTGCCGGGCCTGCCGCAGTCCGGGACGGGGCAGGCGTGCTGGTTGACCGGGACGGACGCCGTGGCGCTGATGGGCGAGCATTTCGGGCCGCAGCCGGGGCCGACGCTGCAACGCCTGCTGAACTCGCAGAGCCTGCCGGTGCGACTGGCGCGGGCGGGGGGCCGGGCGGCGCTGGCGAACCATTACGTTCCGGCGTACTTCGAGGCGGCGGCGGCGGGGGGCCGCAACCGACTGGGGTGCTTTCCGTTCTCGTTCCGCGCGGCGGGCCTGCCCCTGAACCCGCCGGGCGTGCCGCTCGTGGGCGCGACGCTGGGCCTGGGGTACGCGCGCCCCTGGCCGCAGCAGGACGGGAATGCGGGGAACTGGGCGCGGCTGGGCGCGGCCCTGGCGGACGCGGCGGCCGGGCATGACCTGATCGCCGCGGACCTGTGGTTCGGGGACCTGCTGGGGCACGCGGGCGCGCAGCCGGTCCCGCCGGACGCGCTGATGGCGGGCCGCACGTACCTGCGCCGGGTGGACGCCCTGCTGGCCGGACTGCTGGACGCGGGCGCGCGGGTGGTGGTCAGCAGCGATCACGGGAACCTGGAGGACCTGGGTGTGAAGGGCCACACGCACGCGCGCGTGCCGTTCGCGGGGTCCGGCGTGAACCTGGGGGCGCCCGTGAACGTGGTGGAGGCCGGGCGGGTGCTGGCCGGGTGGTTCGGCCTGCCGGACTGA